The genomic window AAGCACTCTTGAAGCCTCCGGGGCAGGGCACGCGGCAAGCACATTTATTACACACCACATCAAGAGAAGCGTCATGTATGTACCTTACATGTTGGTTGTACTGATTACGCCGTTGCCGGATCGGCACCAGGTGGAACGCCCCGTAGATCAGGGGGTTTATCAGACTGTTCGACAtaccgaagaagaaaataccCGATTGTAGATCCTCGCCGAACTGAAAAACAGGAAAGAGCGTCCAAGAATGAAAgggaaaagagagaaagagagagagtgagtgagagagagagagagagagagagagagagagagagagagagagagagagaaatattAAGAGCATGCAAGTAGCAAGATGTTAAgagaaaatgaaatggaacAGTAAAGCAATGTGGGAACAGAATGGCGAGTGAAGCATCGAGATgcgaaacgaataaaacatCCATTAGCAAAGTGACAAATTCGGCGGCGAAATGGTCCGCCAGTGTGATCGGTATCCTTACACGCTCGGTGGGGTTGAGAAACATGAATATCAGCATCATGATGTAGTACGGCGTCCAGCAAACGATGAATGCCACCACGATGACGACCGATATCCGGAGCGACTTCATCTTGGCCTTGTGTATCAACCGCTGGCGGTTCGTGTCCGAACGCCGGTAGTACGTCGTCCGGTCCACGGCCGACGTGTCGATGCGGAAGATTTTTTCGCTGCCTGCAAGTAACGAGCCGGAAAGCAGAATCGGGAATCAGAATCGCGGATGCGGGGCACGTGCTTCCACCGCCAAATGGTggttaaatttattgattaaGAAATgggccgacgacgccgatgacGTAAAATGACGAATCcgcgaagaagcgaagaagCCCATTTCGGATAAAATATGGACTAACCTGAACCCAAACCCGATCCATTAGGGAACGGGAGCAGATCCTCTCGGAACATGCTCCCTAATGGTGTACGAAACTGAAGCCCAAGAGGCCGATTAACGGTTCCGTCGTTTGTGTGAAAAGTTAAAAGCGTTTCCCACAACAAAGTTTGCAAAAAGGCCACCGGAAGGGCCGCACAGAAATCGGCTCACATCCGACGCAGTCTCGTTGCGCGTTGCCCTTCCCAGACACGCAACGGTCATTATGCTGTGGCAGGTTGCAGTTCTCCGCTGGCCGATTTATGAATAATCAAGAGGCCAATTTAGCAATGAAGGTCATGGAATCGATTTAGCTTCGGTAACGCCGTTGTTGCCTGCGCTGCCGCCAACTGTCGAGCTTTGATTTTctactgttttttgttgttgtacgTAGTAATTAATTGTCGGCCTGGTCGGCGAAGAcgtaaaaatgtttaaatttaaattatgagGGGTTGTGCAGTGGGCGGAGGAAAACAGCGGGTAATTAGTAAACTTCATAGTGACGTTTAATATAATAATTCAATTGATACTTTCAGACCTCAACATTTGACCTGAAATTTGCGGTTTAAAATATGTATgaaataatttgaattttggCGATTCATTGTTTActcattatttattaattgcCATTTAGCTTCCT from Anopheles cruzii unplaced genomic scaffold, idAnoCruzAS_RS32_06 scaffold01686_ctg1, whole genome shotgun sequence includes these protein-coding regions:
- the LOC128276596 gene encoding gonadotropin-releasing hormone receptor-like, producing the protein MFREDLLPFPNGSGLGSGSEKIFRIDTSAVDRTTYYRRSDTNRQRLIHKAKMKSLRISVVIVVAFIVCWTPYYIMMLIFMFLNPTERFGEDLQSGIFFFGMSNSLINPLIYGAFHLVPIRQRRNQYNQHDQ